The following is a genomic window from Aricia agestis chromosome 20, ilAriAges1.1, whole genome shotgun sequence.
TTCGACTACCTATTTCAAAAGAAAAATCCGAAAAATCGTTCAAAATATCTTACGCCGCGGCCGTAGAAAAGTGTCACTATAGCTTAAACAACGTTCTTACTTCGCTATCGATTTGATATTATACTGCGCTTTTcgcgaaaaaaaaagtttataacgAAAATCGATAGACAAgatggacctacgttatttagtcGAGCTATGTCAAAACCAGCTGATTATCACTAATATTGACTTAACATAACCCTTCCAAATAACATAGTCCCGCCATTGCATTTGAATCTATTTCTCTACATTTACAGACACGATACAACGataatacaacataatattattatgtcaagttTTACGCCATCTGTCAGCCGCTGAATTCCGCGCTGATTTAATTATCAGCGAATCATTAATTATATCAGTAATTACGAtacatatattaattatattacgtTTGAACATAATGTCGGACTAGCGGGTATctggaatatattataatgtgttgCGTTAATTGCTTCGCCTATGTATTTGCTTGGTAGAAGAAAAGGTACGAAATTGTTTGAAATATTGAAACCAAATTACGAGTTAGGCATAATAGGGTATTATAGAAGGAAATGCAATAGAAATATAAAAGTCCAAATCAAGAAAGAGCTGCGAAAGTTACGAAGAGTACACTACCTAATGTATAGATGGGCAATAATTATTGAATTgtgtaaggttgggttgcaccagaggcgtggttaaatttaaagttatggttatagttaggctaaatttaactttaactttaaccttaactttgaccggagaaattgacagatgacagctggtccaacaaggttaataaggaacgtgggcgggggcgctgctggtaaaggagaactgtcaaaaattgcgtttttgtatgatgacaccgttagttccttttttcgccacgtgcatttaaaaccttgtcgagctctatggttatggttaaatatggcgtcctgaTGGCATCTATTTTTAacttaaccaaagatttgttaagttaaaaatagacgccatcaagactgtaactttaactacattttgcattgtagttaaagttacagttatagtaaaagttagttggtgcaacccaaccttaatttATCAATCCTTAATCCATTCAATAGCCAAACTTCATAAATGGCCAAACTGGCTGGCTAGCGGCTAAATAAACAGTCAGACATACttttgcatattataaaatatgcaaaagtatgacagacatacttttacatattataaaatatgcaaaagtatgtctgtctatctgtctgttacctcctcacgcccaaaccgctgaaccgattttgctgtaatttggtatggaaatactttgagtctcgggaaaggacttaGAAAGTATTctaaattaagtattaaaagtatttcatcccgaaaaatgtgCTGCTCTTGGGCGGCAAGCGAATTTCTACGCAACGGAGATGCAGACGTGTATGAGTACTAGCTATTTTGTATTTTAgttcatttacataatattattataatctgtgtctctatacaatataattataatgactCACGTGATTTCCATCTGCGCTATAAACGCGCCGTAAATTATCCTCCCGGTTGACAGCTGAATGTGCACTTGAGTTACCGTTTTCGGCAATCGTAAAAACCATCAAAATTGAAGACGCATATGGAAGATGTGGATAACTGACATTTTGCGATGTAAGTGTCCTTACATCGCAAAATGTCAGTTATCCATTTTTCCCcctataatttgaacaaatcttgTTTTATGAAGGGTTGGAAGAGGCAAAAGATACAAACACCATATATAAGGTTGCAGGTCAGCGACAAAGGCAAACTCTTGATGTCAAACGTAACAAATACATTAGGGATGTCCATGGGGCACTACTAACATCAAACAAAGATATTACAGAAAGGTGGAAGGAGTACTACGAACATCTCATGAACGAAGAATTTCCCAGCGAACCTTTACCTCATATAGCACCAACTGAAGGACCCATTAATGCTATATCTCTAGATGAAACCAAAACTGCAATAGCCAAAATGAAATATCGTAAGGCTGTAGGCCCAGACCAGGTACCAGCTGATATCTGGAAGAAAATTGGAGACGCAGTACCGTGGCTAACAAAGCTCTTCAACAACATCCTAAGAGAAGGCACTATACCTGATTCGTGGCGTAAGAGCACACTGTGCCCAATTTTTAAGAACAAGGGAGACATTGCACAATGCAATAACTATAGGGGTATAAAATTGACTTCGCACACCCTTAAGATCTGGGAACGGATAATAGCTTCACGTATATCAGCTATCAGTAGTGTAACTGAGAATCAATTCGGCTTCGTAGCCGGGAAATCTACCATCGACGCCATCCAGACAATTCGAATTTTAATGGAAAAGCACCGCGCTAATAAAGAAAACCTACATCTCCTCTTTATAGACCTTGAAAAGGCTTTTGACAGGGTACCACGAAATCTGGTTTGGCAGTCCTTAAGATCACATGGCATCCCGGAGCAATACTCACTGATAGTTCAGGACATGTACACTGGTACTACAACCACCGTTAAAAGCCCTGCTGGTCTTAGTGGTTCATTTCAGGTGAACGTAGGTGTACACCAAGGCTCAGCCTTAAGCCCACTTCTATTTAACCTATGCATGGATTACATAACACGTGACATACAGCAACCTACACCATGGTGCATGCTCTATGCGGATGACATAGCACTCATAAGCAAAACCGTCACTGACCTACAAGAAACGTTTAATCTTTGGGTAGATAGAATAGAGAAATATGGACTACGCATCAGCCGCAGCAAGACAGAATACATGGAATGTAATTACGAAGGAACGGAAAATGCAGGCAATAATGTGTTCATAGACGGCATAGCACTCCCGAAGGTAGAGAGCTTTAAGTATCTTGGATCCATCCTAACATCAGATGCAAACGCAGACAAAGATGTCCAACACCGTATAAATTCAGCATGGCTCAAGTGGAGGTCTTTGACTGGTGTTCTATGTGACCCTAGAATGCCCATCAAAATCAAGGGTAAAGTTTATAAGTCCGTAGTAAGGCCCACTCTTACCTATGGTGTGGAATGTTGGACTATGAAAAAAGCTCACGAACAACAACTGCACGTGAATGAGATGAAGATGCTCAGATGGGCGGCTGGTGTAACCCGCATAGATAAAGTCCGCAATGAGTACATAAGGGGCTCGTTTGGGGTAGCTTCTGTTGTGGAAAAAGTCAAAGAGTCCAGACTGAGATGGTACGGTCACATACAAAGAAGAGACGATGCCTACACCGTAAAGAAAGTCCTCAATATACCAAACGTGTACAAGAGACCAGGAAGACCACCCGCAACCTGGTGGAACAACATCAAGAGAGAGATGGACCAGGAAAGCCTAACTACTGAGACAACCCAGAACAGAAAATTCTGGCGCAAACGTACAGGGAGACCCGACCCCAGATGAACTGGGAACATGGGGTGgacaaagaagaagaagaatttgAACAAATCTTGTAATTTACACACTTCATATTCCGGCttatatatctggctatacattaAATCCATACGTCTTTGattccaaataattttcccggttctaaagcctccatttgtgcaaaaaacgtcaattttcgAATTGCAAAtcttacccacttcatccgcttacgtcttcaattgttTTGTTCGGTTTATCGGTTCCCTGAAGGTGTTTCCATCTGTCAGAAATCAGATTCCATAAATATTTTCGCCCGTAAACCAATTTTCGGGGAGTATTTTTGAATTCTTTGTTTGATTTTATGGCGTTTTTATTTCCGCGTTGCATTGTATTTCTGTAATTTGATTTGCAACTTTATATGTGGTATGCTGGATTATATTATGGGTTTATGATTTGGTTAATCCACACGTGTTTTTTCTACTCAAATCATGGAAATTTAATTCCAagaatatccatacttaatacttaatataaatgcgaTGAAATGCAATACCAAAGAagaaggggcatttttgtatgggacccgtaACCAAGCTGTAGCACGTTGAGATAtacatcaaatgaaagggcttgaaaagttgtaCATTTTCTTATATGACACAAAacctctaaaccatgggagaaaaaagttaacgagggtagaaggtaggaaaaaatcacaaaaaagctccctgtattattgcatcaatttatagtgttgctggtaaggactcatttctagaaagtaatcgtatatgacAAACTTAAGGAAagtgttatattttagtatattctttcatattttaaagaaatattttataaattaactaaatgttagtatagtgttgctggtaaggataccagcaacactataaattgatgcaataatatagggtgttttttttgtgattttttcttaccttctaccctcattaacttttttctctcATGTATATATCtcaagggcttgaaaagttgaacataaaatgttcaacttttcaagccctttaatTTGGTGTATGTCTCAACGTGCTACATTGGTGGGTACGAAGTGCCCCTccttaatcaaaatcggtttaatggtttgggtgtgaagaggtcacagacacGTTTCcacatccatacttactaatattataaatgcgaaagtgtgtctgtctgtctgtctgtctgtcacctcttcacgcacgattttgctaaaattcggtatggagatactttttatcccggaaaaatgtaccgaCGATTGCGGGCCTCATGTGACGCCACACAAATacgacacataatattatatatatagctataatatagcttataatatatagctataatatagcgtgcatctgtcgagcgaacgacaacaaggctccacagaacaccagggatcgcgggcggtgtaggtactataccgcgatcatcgcctgagtggggtccttttcggcagcattcgcattacactacattgtgttttgtacccagatagatattaaaaatgtgtattataatgtccgtctgattgtttttttttctttgtttttttgttttgctatgttctgttttgtaatgtggtgtaatgtgtttacatgtttattattattataatattatgtgtaaggattacatatattttctttttcttgcAGTTAAAGTGTATAGATGCTTTATACTTTCACATTCCGTATTCAGTGAGAATGTTAAGTTATTATTCAAGTTACTTTGTAGGATTAACGAAggattttattcatttaatttcaCTTCATAGTGTTTAATGAAATTGTGCAAATATTAAagcttttaattaagtattaaacaTTGTCTGAACGGTAAAACATTTCAACTGTTACTATGGTCTTAAAAATAGTTtaccttataatttaatttgtttaatattgggatttctttataaaacttatagagttattttgtttaattaacgCATTTTTCTCATTTCTTAAttccttatttaaattattgccTGTTTTGTGACTTTTCTCATAGTTGTTGTTGTCCCTGTCTGATAAGTCAGACAGGGACAACAACAACTTATCAAAAACATAATACGTATCCATTGTgataattaaccgacttccaaaaaggaggaggttatatgttcggctgtggatatatatttttaatttttttttatttgtgtatgttcaacgattactccgccgtgaAATaattgtgaaccgattttcgaaatttttgttttgttgtattaggtttcactccaatttggtaccatgttcacaaaagaggtcacctgatgatgggatctatgagtaatcaagggaactcctcgaaatttatatggaaacatatggtgattttggtttttaagaagcatcctaagcatatgctaccaaaacgcaagattttgcaccgaggtaaactatggttccgaagatactaagagaactctggattccttataaatacaagttcgcgggcttaggcgctgttttaagaactgaaagcatatgctactatgcaaattacattcatcatcatcatcatcaacaccaatgtcaccaaaattaaacataacaaattcagccttaactccagagcgtaaggcacacatttgacattactttgagaagtaagctgcttcgataatacaagtaagtacatgCATGTCTCCGagggatatacgtgggagagccagaGAGAGATTAAGGAGCTGTTTCTCCACTGCACTACACTCTGCTctcgagaaataccacgttctcacagaaaaccggcgtgaaacagcgcttgcgctgtgtttcgccgagtgagtgagtttaccggaggcccaatcccctaccctattcccttccctaccctcccctattcccttcccttcccatccttacccctattaccctgttccctcttaaaaggccggcaacgcacttgcagctcttctgatgctgcgagtgtccatgggcgacggaagttgctttcc
Proteins encoded in this region:
- the LOC121737386 gene encoding uncharacterized protein LOC121737386, which produces MKKAHEQQLHVNEMKMLRWAAGVTRIDKVRNEYIRGSFGVASVVEKVKESRLRWYGHIQRRDDAYTVKKVLNIPNVYKRPGRPPATWWNNIKREMDQESLTTETTQNRKFWRKRTGRPDPR